The Flavobacterium sp. HJ-32-4 genome contains a region encoding:
- a CDS encoding T9SS type A sorting domain-containing protein: MKKILVCALLALSAGAGAQIKTTGVKNIGSMTIKIDLNQATSVATFTMTGPSTKWLTVGLHATTMSSNTPIDCMTFSTSLLDQHLSGGHNAAITDGTQNYTLVSNTVSGTTRTVVATRPFSTGDANDYTLTYSMTSMSIIWAVGPSTNVNSEHASKGSSSVTFTTVLGLDEPSLDDKLSVYPNPCKEKLSIKNDFHTRIDRIAIYNTEAELVKEININADDADIPVSLSGIASGVYFVEIAADNNRAVKKIVVE; the protein is encoded by the coding sequence ATGAAAAAAATCCTTGTATGTGCGCTTTTGGCGCTTTCTGCCGGTGCCGGTGCCCAGATAAAAACCACCGGCGTAAAGAACATCGGTTCCATGACCATTAAAATTGACCTCAACCAGGCAACGTCGGTGGCCACGTTTACCATGACCGGGCCTTCTACAAAATGGCTTACGGTTGGCCTCCATGCCACCACCATGTCGAGCAACACCCCAATCGACTGTATGACCTTTTCTACCTCGCTGCTCGACCAGCACCTTTCCGGCGGTCACAACGCGGCCATTACCGATGGCACACAAAACTACACGCTGGTGAGTAACACCGTCAGCGGCACAACGCGCACGGTTGTCGCCACACGTCCGTTCAGCACGGGCGATGCCAACGACTACACCCTTACATACTCGATGACCTCCATGAGCATCATCTGGGCTGTCGGGCCATCGACCAACGTAAACAGCGAGCACGCATCAAAAGGAAGCAGTTCGGTGACATTTACGACCGTACTCGGACTCGACGAGCCTTCGCTTGATGATAAATTGTCGGTCTATCCGAACCCATGTAAGGAAAAACTGTCGATTAAAAATGACTTCCACACACGCATCGACCGTATCGCGATTTACAATACTGAAGCGGAATTGGTGAAAGAAATTAACATTAATGCGGATGATGCCGACATTCCTGTATCTTTATCCGGTATTGCATCGGGCGTTTATTTTGTCGAAATTGCCGCAGATAACAACCGTGCAGTGAAAAAAATCGTAGTTGAATAG
- a CDS encoding DUF5777 family beta-barrel protein, giving the protein MKHYAMMLGLSMLFAGSAMAQDDDLMKEIDQKAGDKEIATAAFKGIQVVTMQSTKLAAKNEWYFVVSHRFGDLTNGLDNFFGLDNAYTKLGGIYGVTDWLSLGLSRHTYNKVFEGSAKLRLFPQQNDGFPVTIVAYGTMDVNTKLSTDEYPNLSGSDRLAYTAQLPISRKFSESFSMELNPVYVHKNLYDALTEKKDQFLVAAGGRYKVSKRLSINFEYAARMGQPEVDMYTNPLSVGLDIETGGHVFQLLFSNSQAMNDVAYFTNAAGNWDGGGIFFGFNMYRVF; this is encoded by the coding sequence ATGAAACACTATGCAATGATGCTGGGTCTGTCGATGCTGTTTGCCGGATCGGCGATGGCCCAGGACGATGACTTAATGAAAGAGATTGACCAAAAAGCTGGCGATAAGGAAATCGCGACGGCCGCCTTCAAAGGGATACAGGTCGTGACCATGCAGTCGACCAAACTGGCCGCGAAAAATGAATGGTATTTTGTGGTCTCGCACCGATTTGGCGATTTGACCAACGGACTCGACAATTTCTTCGGACTCGACAATGCCTATACCAAACTGGGGGGTATTTATGGAGTAACCGACTGGCTTTCCCTCGGACTTTCCCGCCACACCTATAACAAGGTATTTGAAGGAAGTGCCAAATTACGGTTGTTCCCACAGCAAAACGACGGCTTTCCGGTGACGATCGTGGCATACGGCACGATGGATGTCAATACCAAGCTCAGTACGGACGAATATCCTAACCTAAGTGGTTCCGACCGTTTGGCGTATACAGCCCAACTGCCGATTTCGCGGAAGTTCTCGGAGTCGTTTTCAATGGAGTTGAACCCGGTTTACGTACACAAGAACCTTTATGATGCGCTGACGGAGAAGAAAGACCAGTTTTTGGTGGCTGCCGGCGGACGTTATAAAGTTTCGAAACGCCTGAGCATCAACTTTGAGTATGCCGCGCGTATGGGCCAACCGGAAGTGGACATGTATACCAACCCCCTTTCAGTAGGACTCGACATCGAAACAGGCGGACACGTATTCCAACTGTTGTTCTCGAACAGCCAGGCCATGAACGATGTGGCCTATTTTACAAACGCAGCCGGCAACTGGGACGGCGGCGGTATTTTCTTTGGATTTAACATGTATAGAGTATTTTAA
- a CDS encoding YceI family protein, with translation MKKWLVALLATLPFAGASAQKMITRSGEISFEASMPALEEIAAKTNTASCLFDTSTGEFVSLVLVKAFHFKVPLMEEHFNENYMESDKYPKATFKGKVSGFNPNSKQKQVCDVEGDLTIHNVTKHVKTTMTFVPSGDKLSAKGTFSVKPQDYGISIPAVVKNKIADKVNIVLSFDLEKKA, from the coding sequence ATGAAAAAATGGCTTGTTGCCTTGTTGGCGACCCTCCCGTTCGCTGGTGCCTCGGCCCAGAAAATGATTACCCGCTCGGGTGAAATCAGCTTTGAAGCGTCGATGCCGGCTCTGGAAGAGATCGCGGCGAAGACGAATACGGCTTCCTGCCTGTTCGATACCTCGACAGGGGAGTTCGTGTCGCTGGTGCTGGTGAAGGCCTTCCATTTCAAAGTCCCTTTGATGGAAGAGCACTTCAATGAGAATTACATGGAGTCTGACAAATACCCGAAAGCCACCTTTAAAGGGAAGGTCAGCGGTTTCAACCCCAACTCCAAACAGAAGCAGGTGTGCGATGTAGAGGGCGATTTGACCATCCACAACGTAACGAAGCACGTGAAAACGACAATGACGTTTGTACCCTCGGGTGACAAGCTATCGGCCAAAGGCACCTTCTCGGTCAAACCGCAGGATTACGGCATTTCGATTCCGGCCGTGGTCAAGAACAAGATCGCCGACAAAGTGAATATTGTGCTTTCTTTTGATTTGGAGAAGAAGGCGTAA
- a CDS encoding OmpH family outer membrane protein has product MSTQKKWLYTFLTVTTVGAIAFLITSVFTAPTIKVIDKKILFEKFTMTLEAKKRGEAAFNRLNYELDSLRLLTAADENRQRMLTQEIEQRSQALADLNGRFWQEESSSIWERIDTYVAEYAKEKKIKILLAKDVVGGNVLYFDKEYDITADVLQYVNKRYEGQN; this is encoded by the coding sequence ATGTCCACACAAAAAAAATGGCTGTATACCTTCCTAACGGTTACGACCGTGGGTGCTATAGCCTTTTTGATTACCTCTGTCTTCACTGCACCTACGATTAAGGTGATAGATAAAAAGATTTTGTTTGAAAAGTTTACCATGACCCTAGAAGCAAAAAAGAGAGGGGAGGCTGCGTTTAACAGGTTGAACTACGAACTGGACAGTCTCCGGCTTTTGACCGCTGCTGACGAGAACAGGCAGCGCATGCTGACACAGGAGATAGAGCAAAGATCGCAGGCGTTGGCAGATCTTAACGGGCGTTTTTGGCAAGAGGAGAGTTCCTCTATATGGGAACGAATAGATACTTATGTAGCGGAATACGCCAAGGAAAAGAAGATCAAAATCCTGCTCGCAAAGGATGTTGTGGGCGGAAACGTGCTCTATTTTGACAAGGAATACGACATCACGGCCGATGTACTACAATACGTAAATAAGCGCTATGAGGGTCAAAACTAA